The following proteins come from a genomic window of Pichia kudriavzevii chromosome 1, complete sequence:
- a CDS encoding uncharacterized protein (PKUD0A09590; similar to Saccharomyces cerevisiae YMR167W (MLH1); ancestral locus Anc_2.341) yields the protein MTTERRRILPLDKKVVNLIAAGEIIIAPANALKELLENSIDAGATQIEVVVKDGGMKLLQITDNGSGINKEDLPILCQRFTTSKLVEFEDLRSISTYGFRGEALASISHIARLSVITKTKDDSCAWKASYKDGELIGGLDDGVKPIAGKDGTVLVVEDLFYNIPSRLRALKSKNEEYANILEVISKYLIHVDNVGFSCQKQGGNGLDIMVRSNLSRKERIRSVYGSAIANNLLNVDIKIDEDFRTQFGLLKCQGSVSNTSFENKKSIQPIFFINHRLVVCNPLKRALGALYSTYLPKGHKPFIYLSLEISPQNVDVNVHPTKREVRFLNEDEVVDRIVVSIDNVLSDLDSSRKFLTQQILTNARKIEDDIEERRNKRTRGLVEEPVTREKKKAIPLSQFKKPYEHEMVRTDHSQTTLNNFVKSFSSQNTQQTNSAEDSIDIDDVSQDFDSSTILETTTATKEIEPVRLQSIISLKQELQARGNRFLTQIFAQHTYVGIADYEKRLCCIQHDVNLYLVDYASLCSEFFYHIGLADFAAFGKIEIVNEGGIDILHLLKKEVYENEEFVKIFCERNQIKELPDLRDSVQTCFVNMCEMWEEYFSTEIDVSDSFAPKLKSLPLLLKGYIPSWNKLSLFLFRVITKVNWNDEKECLGGILRQFALFYVPEIIYDDVENAKERKMKIGACLENLIMPMIKKKFLATDNLARDVIEIASLPRLYKVFERC from the coding sequence ATGACAACTGAGAGGAGAAGAATATTGCCATTAGATAAGAAGGTGGTCAATTTAATTGCAGCAGGAGAGATCATTATTGCCCCAGCAAACGCACTTAAGGAATTActtgaaaattcaattgatgcTGGTGCCACTCAGATAGAAGTTGTTGTTAAAGATGGTGGGATGAAGTTGCTGCAAATAACTGATAATGGTTCTGGAATAAACAAAGAGGACTTACCGATCCTATGCCAGCGGTTTACCACATCGAAATTAGTCGAGTTTGAGGACTTACGAAGTATTTCAACTTACGGGTTCAGAGGTGAAGCCTTGGCCAGCATCTCTCATATTGCCAGGTTGAGTGTTATAACAAAAACCAAAGATGATAGTTGTGCATGGAAGGCATCATATAAGGACGGTGAACTTATCGGCGGACTCGATGACGGCGTCAAGCCAATAGCTGGTAAAGATGGTACAGTTTTGGTTGTTGAAGACTTGTTTTATAACATTCCGTCAAGGTTACGTGCCCTAAAAAGCAAGAACGAAGAATATGCCAATATTCTCGAGGTCATCAGCAAGTATCTTATTCACGTTGACAATGTCGGTTTCAGCTGCCAAAAACAAGGAGGTAACGGTTTGGACATCATGGTAAGgtcaaatttatcaagAAAAGAACGAATACGATCAGTTTACGGCTCAGCTATAGCTAATAATTTATTGAATGTTGACATTAAAATAGACGAGGACTTTAGAACTCAGTTTGGGCTCCTAAAATGCCAAGGTTCTGTCAGTAATACAAGTTTTGAGAATAAAAAATCGATCCAACCGATATTCTTTATCAACCATCGTTTGGTAGTCTGCAATCCACTTAAGAGAGCACTTGGCGCTTTGTATTCTACTTATTTGCCTAAAGGCCACAAGCCGTTTATTTATCTTTCACTAGAAATATCCCCGCAGAATGTCGATGTGAATGTTCATCCCACTAAGCGAGAGGTTAGGTTCTtaaatgaggatgaagtTGTGGATCGTATAGTGGTTTCCATTGATAACGTGTTGTCTGATTTAGattcatcaagaaaattttTAACTCAACAAATTCTAACAAATGCCAGAAAAATCGAAGATGACATTGAAGAGAGGAGAAATAAGAGAACCAGAGGGTTGGTGGAAGAGCCAGTAACtcgagaaaaaaagaaggcaATACCACTATCACAATTTAAAAAGCCATACGAGCATGAAATGGTGAGAACTGACCATAGTCAAACCACGTTGAATAATTTTGTGAAGTCGTTTTCATCCCAAAATACtcaacaaacaaactcAGCTGAAGATTCGATTGATATTGACGACGTTTCTCAAGATTTTGACTCATCTACCATTTTAGAGACGACAACAGCCACTAAAGAGATAGAGCCAGTTCGTCTACAATCAATAATCTCGTTGAAGCAAGAGTTACAAGCTCGAGGAAATAGGTTTCTTACCCAAATTTTTGCACAACACACATATGTCGGTATTGCCGATTACGAGAAAAGGCTATGTTGTATTCAGCATGACGTCAATTTGTATTTAGTCGACTATGCAAGCCTTTGTTcagaatttttttatcatatTGGCTTGGCAGATTTTGCTGCATTTggtaaaattgaaattgttaaTGAGGGTGGAATTGACATTTTGCACTTACTCAAAAAGGAGGTCTATGAGAATGAAGAATTCGTGAAGATATTTTGTgagagaaatcaaattaaGGAGCTTCCTGACCTTAGAGATAGTGTTCAAACATGCTTTGTTAATATGTGCGAAATGTGGGAAGAGTATTTTAGCACAGAAATAGATGTTTCAGATTCATTTGCCCCAAAATTAAAAAGTTTGCCTTTATTGCTGAAAGGTTATATTCCTAGCTGGAACAAGTTAAGTTTGTTCCTTTTCCGCGTAATAACCAAGGTTAATTGGAACGATGAAAAAGAATGCTTGGGTGGTATTTTAAGACAATTTGCTTTGTTCTACGTTCCAGAGATAATCTACGATGATGTTGAGAACGCTaaagaaaggaaaatgaagattGGGGCATGTCTAGAAAATCTAATCATGCCTATGatcaagaaaaagtttcttGCTACGGACAATCTGGCTAGAGATGTGATTGAAATTGCAAGTTTACCCAGACTTTACAAAGTTTTCGAAAGGTGTTGA
- a CDS encoding uncharacterized protein (PKUD0A09640; similar to Saccharomyces cerevisiae YFR023W (PES4) and YHR015W (MIP6); ancestral locus Anc_1.357), producing the protein MELDDENIQAQKNKLDENFQGDPHVFPRSLRCIKAMWTNKEEKNILSAEAHLNDRTSTETKLKEGNNNDINSNKREIGNANTNSLEKSSTIRLDKISDKEAISNIEIPTQQKTKKRNAFKTIRSYLEKNDSKEMLDKQEKNMIREMNNLHTSCGNILDGNSVSENAKNIDDQCIPKFDHSKALVTLFDEDGIKEVTTADAIHNQLSSNLNNLDTEAISDVITISKIGRSSTINNPLKPVLTYGNQTKMVSLFVGDLCATITETDLYLFFSGYEGLISVKIPMDTMRLVPLGYGYVNFDTQEHADVATEGLNYTKLGDSEIRIMPSLRDKLQRESIGANLFFSNLSSKLSSRILYDRFKVFGKVLSCKYSSEKQTCFINFSEKLSAYKICKQFNQSQMDNRLISVSVHIAKREREVYNSKLKPDFFNNNSPNTFSYKLDKISKSFKSTTLTQDIPNFGKPPSTQYSIFMKNIPLPLSDNAVRSLIEPYGTVKNVLLRKVPVKDGAWALVTMTNQEAVEKSIQALNAIEIEGKKVYVTRAIPREEKDYAKWESKAPSKKLKLLISDLDLEKHKEALEKWCSNCDSIKSAEFFSNSQKGEVPVNQRLGGYGYIELNNDDDADKVIEKLSLLKVSCYKIRIDIPQEDTVPNIKRYPYISNPSKSMLSSNYKPNVVSFSYVNPSNMFQIAYFRDTVNHDKMAYYRHRENHNKTKLKERYSVNESCVEKLTEKKIEMYHVMWEICVRLIISKEPFWDGSVFTPGNEILSKSRVSSLTDHLIKFFWNNHFSEFYNFVRENQFDAGNNVIHVANPILMYQIIESAKYLGIIPK; encoded by the coding sequence ATGGAACTTGACGACGAAAACATCCAAgctcaaaaaaataaattggaTGAAAACTTCCAAGGTGATCCACATGTGTTCCCAAGAAGCTTGCGGTGTATAAAAGCAATGTGgacaaataaagaagagaaaaacattttgaGTGCAGAAGCTCATCTAAATGATAGGACATCCACTGAAACTAAGTTGAAGGAAGGGAATAACAATGATATTAATTCCAACAAAAGGGAAATTGGAAACGCAAACACCaattctcttgaaaaaaGTTCGACAATTCGATTAGACAAAATCTCTGATAAAGAAGCCATTTCGAACATTGAAATTCCAACccaacaaaaaacaaagaaaagaaatgcCTTCAAAACTATTAGATCGTATTTAGAGAAGAACGATTCTAAGGAGATGTTGgacaaacaagagaaaaatatgaTTCGGGAAATGAACAATCTACATACATCGTGTGGTAACATTCTTGATGGAAACTCAGTATCTGAAAATGCcaaaaatattgatgaCCAATGTATACCAAAATTTGACCATTCTAAAGCTTTAGTGACTCtctttgatgaagatggaaTAAAGGAGGTCACCACTGCAGATGCTATACATAATCAATTGTCATCTAATTTGAATAATCTAGATACTGAGGCAATATCTGATGTTATCACAATTAGTAAAATTGGTAGATCCTCGACAATTAATAATCCACTCAAACCAGTACTAACTTATGGTAACCAGACAAAAATGGTATCTTTATTTGTCGGTGATTTGTGTGCAACAATTACAGAAACCGATTTGTACCTGTTTTTTTCCGGCTATGAAGGATTAATATCTGTCAAAATCCCAATGGACACCATGAGGTTGGTCCCCTTAGGATATGGTTATGTTAACTTTGATACTCAAGAGCATGCTGACGTCGCTACTGAAGGTTTGAATTATACTAAGTTGGGAGATTCTGAAATTCGAATAATGCCCTCTTTAAGAGACAAGTTACAAAGAGAGAGCATTGGTGCaaatttgttcttttcaaatttaagTTCCAAATTGAGTTCCAGGATACTGTATGACAGAtttaaagtttttggaaaagTACTAAGTTGTAAATACAGTTCTGAAAAACAGACATGTTTCATTAACTTTTCTGAAAAACTTAGTGCTTACAAAATTTGTAAACAATTTAATCAGTCACAAATGGATAATCGGCTTATTTCAGTTTCAGTTCACATTGCtaagagagagagagaagtTTACAACAGCAAGCTTAAAcctgattttttcaataataattCCCCCAACACTTTCAGCTATAAATTGGACAAAATAAGCAAAAGCTTCAAGTCAACCACTCTGACGCAAgatattccaaattttggaaaacctCCAAGTACGCAATATTCAATAttcatgaaaaatataCCATTACCTCTCTCGGATAACGCAGTGAGAAGTTTAATTGAACCTTATGGTACGGTTAAAAATGTCCTTCTTCGAAAAGTTCCGGTAAAAGATGGTGCTTGGGCTCTTGTCACAATGACCAACCAAGAAGCAGTTGAAAAATCGATTCAGGCCTTAAATgccattgaaattgaaggaaagaAAGTGTATGTAACACGTGCTATTCCCAGGGAAGAAAAAGACTATGCTAAATGGGAGTCTAAGGCACCTAGTAAAAAGCTCAAGCTTTTGATTAGTGATCTTGATTTAGAAAAGCACAAAGAGGCATTAGAAAAATGGTGTTCTAACTGTGACTCAATTAAGTCTgctgaatttttttctaattcaCAAAAGGGAGAAGTACCTGTCAATCAAAGACTTGGTGGCTATGGGTATATTGAACTCaacaatgatgatgatgcaGATAAAGtaattgaaaaactatCACTACTGAAAGTTTCATGCTATAAGATCAGGATTGACATCCCACAAGAAGACACTGTACCTAATATTAAACGTTATCCTTATATTTCAAATCCGTCTAAATCCATGTTAAGCAGTAACTACAAACCAAATGTAGTGTCTTTTTCCTATGTCAATCCGTCCAATATGTTTCAGATCGCTTATTTCCGGGATACCGTTAATCATGATAAAATGGCGTATTATCGGCACCGTGAGAATCATAACAAGACAAAACTAAAGGAAAGATACAGTGTAAACGAAAGCTGTGTAGAAAAAttaacagaaaaaaaaatagaaatgtATCACGTCATGTGGGAAATATGTGTTAGGTTGATTATCTCTAAGGAACCATTTTGGGATGGCTCAGTATTTACTCCTGGCAATGAAATTTTGAGTAAGTCTAGGGTTTCTTCTCTCACAGATCACTTAATCAAGTTTTTCTGGAATAATCATTTTAGTGAATTCTATAATTTTGTGAGggaaaatcaatttgatgCGGGGAATAACGTAATACATGTTGCAAATCCTATTCTCATGTACCAAATAATCGAAAGTGCCAAATATCTTGGAATAATCCCTAAATAA
- a CDS encoding uncharacterized protein (PKUD0A09610; Pfam Domains: Pirin(9.7e-42)|Pirin_C(5.1e-23)): MVSIRSILKVIYAAEQAEGVGARVRRSIGVPGMRNFTPFLMLDHFNVSPTAGFPDHPHRGQETVTLIMKNYMLHEDFTGESGVLRPGDLQFMTAGKGIVHSEMPYSEDNTNVEGMQLWVDLPKELKHSAPRYRDLRAEEIPIVKPNDKVEVKVISGKSYGVESVKELAYTPIDYYWFTVLPGGEFEQEIKPEFNGFLYVLNGQVELETQSKPELINEHHSVFFKRDGDYIRGRVPASSKKTDFVFIAGQALDQPIVQYGPFVETSKEEIYNAFNDYQSATNGFENAKGWASDIGSGVSKSLFRTKSNTMLDQGIRLEADPQSLKVFKKDEL; encoded by the coding sequence ATGGTTTCAATTAGATCCATACTAAAAGTTATTTATGCTGCAGAACAAGCCGAAGGTGTCGGCGCAAGAGTTCGGAGATCCATTGGTGTGCCAGGTATGAGGAACTTTACACCGTTTTTAATGCTTGATCATTTCAACGTCTCTCCGACTGCTGGCTTCCCCGATCACCCACACAGAGGACAAGAAACGGTTACCTTGatcatgaaaaattatatGTTACATGAAGACTTCACTGGCGAGTCGGGTGTTTTGAGGCCAGGTGATTTGCAGTTTATGACTGCCGGCAAAGGTATTGTGCATTCAGAGATGCCATATAGCGAGGACAACACAAACGTAGAGGGTATGCAGTTATGGGTGGACTTGCCTAAAGAATTGAAGCATAGTGCTCCTAGGTACAGAGATTTAAGGGCGGAAGAAATCCCTATAGTGAAACCCAACGACAAGGTTGAAGTTAAGGTCATTTCAGGTAAGTCCTATGGTGTTGAATCAGTTAAAGAGTTGGCATACACGCCCATAGATTACTATTGGTTTACAGTCCTCCCAGGTGGCGAGTTTGAACAGGAAATAAAACCAGAGTTCAATGGGTTCCTGTATGTCTTAAATGGCCAAGTGGAACTAGAAACACAGTCCAAACCGGAACTTATCAATGAACATCATAGTGTATTTTTTAAAAGAGATGGCGATTACATCCGTGGAAGAGTACCAGCCTCCTCCAAGAAGACcgattttgttttcattgcAGGCCAAGCTTTAGACCAACCAATTGTTCAGTATGGACCCTTTGTAGAAACTTCGAAGGAGGAAATATACAATGCTTTCAACGATTACCAATCGGCCACGAACGGgtttgaaaatgcaaaggGATGGGCCTCTGATATCGGCTCAGGTGTCAGTAAATCGCTCTTCAGAACAAAGTCGAATACCATGCTGGACCAAGGCATACGTCTTGAAGCAGATCCACAAAGTTTAAAAGTATTTAAAAAGGATGAATTGTAG
- a CDS encoding uncharacterized protein (PKUD0A09620; Pfam Domains: DUF676(4.3e-43)), translating to MSNENFPAVDTPTPCHLIVLSHGLWGTQTHFSYVEENLINTLQLKHPNKTFRSYKTKSNEKFKTYDGIDLCGARVAEEIFQETARLLQKQNLQVTQLSYIGYSLGGLIARFAIGVLDYKGFFDSVEAVNFVTFCTPHVGVLTPGTSISIKAFNGLVPYLLGNSGKQIFLKDSVNIENSNNRVPLLKLMASENSVFFQGLKRFKNHALYSNIRSDIRTSWWTSGISYINPFEILDRNPNVSIDNNGFIRFSNGSKFELSFLENYDPILLDVEKPIKFTGLIDYDTEKNIKKIKNPTVEFVENSNKFHTFFINKFKWIVMFWNSFIYFPMWVSWFILFNILQVFTSSFRVNRESSRLKEHSCVYSLIDQFSNTMSKAVPIQSASTTPLLKPTLSRTLSEGYSNELDKLENDLHDQGDFFLDSVFDAVTSSNHPDQSIFNQQAGGDITLTTSINKICSIAIDQIGDWETDYRKLGNSKKEAFEYYQILKSFKMNMSPIQQEIIGNLNKLNWKKYPVYITKTNSTHAAAIVRHQDPNFEEGKIVVEHFCEEAFKVY from the coding sequence ATGTCTAACGAAAACTTTCCTGCAGTAGATACACCAACTCCATGTCATCTCATTGTGTTATCACATGGTTTATGGGGGACCCAAACACATTTCTCCTATGTAGAGGAAAACCTCATCAACACTTTACAATTGAAACATCCCAACAAAACGTTCAGGAGCTACAAGACCAAGTCTAATGAGAAGTTCAAAACTTATGACGGTATTGATCTATGTGGAGCTCGTGTTGCTGAGGAAATCTTTCAAGAAACAGCCAGACTTTTACAAAAGcaaaatcttcaagtaACTCAGCTCTCGTATATTGGCTATTCTCTTGGTGGCCTCATTGCTAGATTTGCCATTGGTGTTTTGGATTACAAGGGATTCTTCGATTCAGTGGAAGCTGTAAATTTCGTCACCTTTTGCACTCCACACGTTGGTGTATTAACTCCTGGCACTTCTATTAGCATCAAGGCCTTTAATGGTCTTGTTCCTTATCTATTGGGCAACAGTGGTAAACAGATCTTCTTAAAAGATTCTGtcaatattgaaaactcaaataACAGAGTCCCCCTATTGAAGCTGATGGCTTCTGAGAATTCCGTCTTCTTTCAGGGCCTAAAGAGATTTAAGAATCACGCCTTGTATTCCAATATTAGATCTGATATTAGAACTTCTTGGTGGACTTCGGGCATCTCATATATAAACCCCTTTGAGATTTTGGATAGAAACCcaaatgtttcaattgATAACAATGGTTTCATTCGTTTCTCTAATGGCTCTAAGTTCGAACTTTCATTTTTGGAGAATTACGATCCAATCCTGCtggatgttgaaaaaccaATTAAATTCACCGGCTTGATTGATTATGACAcagagaaaaatataaagaagatcaaaaaCCCAACAGTTGAATTCGTGGAAAACTCCAATAAATTCCATacttttttcatcaataaattcaaatggATTGTTATGTTTTGGAATTCGTTTATCTATTTTCCAATGTGGGTTTCTTGGTTTATCctcttcaatattttaCAAGTCTTCACTTCTTCCTTTAGGGTAAATAGAGAATCTTCAAGACTTAAAGAGCATAGTTGCGTCTACAGTTTGATTGATCAATTTAGTAACACAATGTCCAAAGCAGTTCCTATTCAATCTGCTTCCACTACTCCCTTGTTGAAACCAACCTTATCTAGAACATTAAGCGAAGGTTATTCCAATGAATTGGACAAgcttgaaaatgatttaCATGATCAAGGTGactttttcttggattcTGTTTTTGATGCGGTCACTTCTTCAAACCATCCAGATCAGTCGATTTTCAACCAACAGGCAGGTGGTGATATAACCCTAACTACTTCGATTAATAAGATTTGTTCTATAGCGATTGATCAAATCGGCGATTGGGAAACAGATTATCGGAAATTAGGTAATAGTAAAAAGGAAGCATTCGAATATTATCAGATCCTTAAATCTTTCAAGATGAACATGTCACCTATCCAACAAGAAATCATTGGTAATTTGAACAagttgaattggaaaaaatatccaGTTTAtataacaaaaacaaactcAACTCATGCTGCAGCAATCGTAAGACATCAAGATCCTAATTTTGAGGAGGGTAAAATTGTCGTTGAGCATTTCTGCGAAGAAGCCTTTAAAGTCTATTGA
- a CDS encoding uncharacterized protein (PKUD0A09600; similar to Saccharomyces cerevisiae YGL154C (LYS5); ancestral locus Anc_2.314) — MDTPIAGSASSVDRLYLFYADLLDGQTNAEDSKVIQVLRDAFKFELLLRKFTLKQQLKIRNVKSEIDRCVKLLNMLILEFIVEKYEQSNEVKGDKIVESRGEFGKPQLENRKYQFNLSDEKGLVMLAIGFDPSKTNTEIGVDLANPEDIEDFNLNKLEDFYKLDFRNIFDDSEIEQLDACFQKLEYDKRLSKLSQFWALKESYSKYLGVGISAGLQNYIFSANIEIKPTARLNEYQLDQLEPYEPRNVCLTLPGHNILCSVFAHYNSCTLVKLNPLDIVNHFLN; from the coding sequence ATGGATACCCCTATAGCTGGTAGTGCTTCTAGTGTTGATCGGCTTTACCTCTTCTATGCTGACCTTTTAGATGGTCAGACCAATGCTGAAGATTCGAAAGTTATTCAAGTACTTCGTGATGccttcaaatttgaattgttACTTCGAAAATTCACTCTTAAACAGCAGCTAAAGATCAGAAATGTTAAGTCAGAGATTGATAGATGTGTAAAATTATTGAACATGCTGATTCTTGAGTTTATAGTGGAAAAGTATGAACAGTCTAACGAAGTTAAAGGAGACAAAATAGTGGAAAGTAGAGGAGAATTCGGGAAACCTCAATTGGAGAATCGAAAATACCAGTTCAATCTGTCAGACGAAAAAGGATTAGTCATGCTTGCTATTGGGTTTGATCCCTCAAAAACTAATACAGAAATAGGTGTAGATTTAGCCAATCCAGAggatattgaagattttaaTTTGAATAAACTTGAAGACTTTTATAAACTGGATTTTAGGAACATTTTCGACGATAGTGAAATTGAACAGCTTGACGCATGTTTCCAGAAACTGGAATATGACAAAAGATTATCAAAATTGAGTCAATTTTGGGCTTTGAAAGAAAGCTACTCTAAGTACCTTGGTGTGGGTATATCTGCAGGTTTACAAAACTATATTTTCTCGGCgaatattgaaattaaGCCAACAGCTAGGTTGAATGAGTATCAACTGGATCAACTCGAGCCCTATGAACCAAGGAATGTTTGTTTGACATTACCAGGACATAATATATTGTGCTCGGTATTTGCACATTATAATTCATGCACGTTGGTTAAACTTAATCCCCTAGATATTGTAAACCATTTCCTCAATTAA
- a CDS encoding uncharacterized protein (PKUD0A09630; Pfam Domains: Pyr_redox_2(9.2e-15)|Pyr_redox(8.2e-10)), protein MLGIHCVFGRQLVSSPALSRVSYHPNANILRQTPSFKNFSSSLKARSSDPLESTTSLKSDPNNSNSNSNSNSNSNQKSRRSFPLSKIVKYFFFSAGVISCSFAAALAGFFIFDYTTYTPPVVPENLIIPFDSLNPKRGGPENLPILSKNLDSYDSPDKILDSHKPKLVILGCGWGSVSLLNQLDPDQYDVTVLSPTNYFLFTPMLPCAAVGTFDIRTVMESIRSLVNKVHGHYLCAKAEKIEINDRLIKVKDLNTEQFFYIPYDKLVVAVGCTSNTHGVQGLEHTLQLKTAVDALTIRRKLINNFEKACLPTVSDEERRKLLSFVVCGAGPTGVEVAAEISDFVNEDLPRLYPKILRQEVSIHIIQSRSHILNTYDSAISDYAMKKFASDDIDLLVNSRVEKITPEYVVFNQKHANGDVERKELPYGMCIWSTGIGLNSLTKSISDDLKPHQRNRRALETDSHLRVIGAPLGQIYAIGDCSTVRTDIGSHLEEYVKNFIVKRHKSFFSFSGDEKDIHVSEDDIKNFEVTYYQLRSLCQEIEKHSPLAAEAMNLADDLIPKYDKSGKGTLKFEQLQALFKEIDSKVTALPATAQRAHQEGAYLGKKLNKLARIDESLPEYQSHNKDWDDTVTKPFKYKHLGSLAYIGNSAVFDLPGHPFFGGLVAMYLWRSIYFSQSVSLRTRALMFFDWLKRGIFGRDVVTV, encoded by the coding sequence ATGCTTGGCATCCATTGTGTGTTTGGGAGACAATTAGTATCAAGTCCCGCACTCTCTAGAGTATCATATCACCCAAATGCTAATATCTTAAGACAAACTCCgagtttcaaaaatttctcctcctctttAAAGGCCAGGTCCTCGGATCCGCTGGAATCAACTACTTCCCTGAAATCAGACCcaaacaattcaaattcaaattcaaactcaaaCTCAAACTCAAACCAAAAGTCAAGGAGATCCTTCCCGCTGTCCAAGATTGTTaaatatttcttcttttcggCTGGTGTTATCAGTTGTTCCTTTGCTGCTGCCCTTGCCGGATTCTTCATTTTCGATTACACAACCTACACCCCTCCCGTAGTCCCTGAAAATTTGATTATCCCCTTTGACTCATTGAATCCTAAACGTGGTGGACCTGAAAATTTACCCATCTTATCGAAGAATTTAGACTCTTATGATTCTCCAGATAAAATACTAGACTCTCACAAACCAAAATTGGTTATCTTAGGTTGCGGTTGGGGGAGCGTGTCGCTGTTGAACCAATTGGACCCAGACCAATACGACGTTACAGTACTCTCCCCCACGAACtactttttgtttacaCCAATGTTGCCCTGTGCAGCAGTTGGTACGTTTGATATCAGAACCGTTATGGAGAGTATTAGGTCTTTAGTGAATAAAGTCCATGGACATTATTTGTGTGCAAAGGCCGAAAAAATCGAAATCAATGATCGACTAATCAAAGTAAAGGACTTGAATACAGAACAGTTCTTTTATATTCCCTATGATAAGTtggttgttgctgttggCTGTACCTCTAATACTCATGGAGTCCAAGGTTTGGAACACACCttacaattgaaaactgcAGTCGATGCATTGACCATTAGAAGGAAACTTATAAATAATTTTGAGAAGGCTTGTCTGCCAACTGTTTCTGATGAGGAACGTAGAAAATTGCTCTCCTTTGTAGTTTGTGGTGCAGGGCCAACAGGCGTAGAAGTAGCTGCAGAAATCTCGGATTTTGTCAATGAAGACCTACCTAGGCTATATCCAAAAATATTAAGGCAAGAGGTTAGTATACATATCATCCAATCGAGATCGCATATCTTAAATACGTATGATTCTGCAATTTCCGATTAtgcaatgaaaaaatttgcaagtgatgatattgatttgTTGGTGAATTCCAGAGTTGAGAAAATCACTCCTGAGTATGTCGTCTTCAACCAAAAACATGCAAATGGGGATGTTGAGCGTAAAGAACTACCATATGGTATGTGTATTTGGTCGACAGGTATTGGTTTAAATTCCTTGACTAAATCGATTTCAGATGATTTGAAACCGCATCAGAGAAATAGGAGAGCTCTAGAAACCGATTCTCATTTGAGAGTCATTGGTGCCCCACTGGGTCAAATCTATGCAATTGGTGATTGTTCCACAGTTCGGACTGATATTGGTAGCCATTTGGAAGAATATGTGAAGAACTTTATTGTCAAGCGTCACAAATCATTCTTCAGCTTTAGTGGTGATGAGAAAGATATCCATGTAAGTGAAGACGAtatcaaaaattttgaagtCACATACTACCAACTCAGATCGCTGTGTcaggaaattgaaaagcaCTCCCCCTTAGCGGCAGAGGCAATGAATCTAGCTGATGACTTGATTCCCAAGTATGATAAGTCGGGTAAAGGCACATTGAAGTTTGAGCAACTACAAGCCctattcaaagaaattgattcaaAGGTGACGGCCTTACCTGCAACAGCGCAACGAGCACATCAAGAAGGTGCCTACCTGGGGAAGAAGCTTAATAAGTTGGCCagaattgatgaatctttGCCGGAGTATCAATCACACAACAAAGACTGGGATGACACAGTTACAAAACCGTTCAAGTACAAACACCTTGGCTCCTTAGCTTATATTGGCAACTCCGCAGTCTTTGATTTACCTGGACATCCATTTTTCGGTGGCTTGGTTGCTATGTATCTTTGGAGAtccatttatttttctcaaagTGTCAGTTTGCGTACCCGGGCATTGATGTTCTTTGACTGGCTAAAGAGAGGAATCTTTGGTAGGGATGTTGTCACAGTCTAG